The segment TGACCAATCATTATACTCTTCACTGCCGCCACCAACAAGGAGGACAGAGCCTTGCGATTTAGCGGTCCCTGAAAGACCCCAGACGAGGAGCAAGCATATTGCCAAAGACCTCATTGCACATTTGTGAGATTGGACATTGTAATCGACTTGACTTGGTGTTGCTCGACGAGAGAGCAGCCCGGCTCATGATCAGAGTGAAGATCCACCCGACAAAAAGTTACGCGGTCACTCTGCAAATGTCAACTACTCCTTCACCGAATTACTCTTTCAGGATCTGATAAGACGTGGACCAGCGGCCAGACATCAGGAACGACTTGGCTCTATGATCAGCTCTCCATGATTCAAGGAACACGAAAAGCCGACCCCGCATCGTGAGCTCGCGCCTGCCCGAAACAGTTGGAACCGCGACGTTAGGAGCACTTTCCCAGAGTGCACTCTGGGTTCCCTACCATTAGAGCAAGGCGAACCTCGCTCATTATGAGGGCGGTTGCCCCTGGGAGCTTCTTTGTTCTCGAGAAATCACGCAACATCCTGCCGCCATCGCACATTCTTATTATCGGCGTCAATATCGCGGGGATCCTAAATCTTGTCCTCGCTGCATTGAAAATGATCGTCGGCTCGCTGCAAGTCAGAACACATCCCCCAAAAAACGATTCACATGTTTGGAGGAAGCATGACCTCCTGTGCACTGTTCTGGCTCGTTCTGTTTGGCGTTGCGGCGCCGGTGTTCTTCGGGATGGCACTCGTGGTCTCACTACGCGGCTTCAGCGACGTGTACGATCTTCTTGGTTCCTCCCACAGGCGCGACAAGGATTGTCAAGTTTTGGGTTTACGCATGATAATTCCCGATCGCCACATCGCGGCGTCGCAGTCTTCAAGCGCGTGATCAGCGGCTTAGAAGCATCCCTCGTAAATCACGACAACGTCGTCGAACGAGAGTGTATACGGATCGACCTTAAACAACCCTCCCATCGTATCGATCGCGTTCTTCGCCATTGACGGGATTTCCGCTTTCGTCACGCCGAACCGGCTCAGGCGGAGATCCTGCAGCCCGACGTTCGCGATCAGCTTCTTCAGCGCAGTAATAAACGCCATGGCCCGTTCTTCCGCTGTCCGGAGTGTATCAATGTTCTCCCCCATTGTGGCGGCAAGAGCGGGGAATCGTTCGGGACATTTCTTTGCCATGAACGAAAAGTACGAAACGGAAAGAGCTGTCAATCCCGCGCCGTGCGGCAATTCGGGATGAAATGCACTTGCGGCGTGTTCCATTGAATGATGTGAAATGCAGGAAGAAAGCGACTCGACCATGCCTGCGGCGGTATTGGCCCATGCAACCTCAGTGCGCGCCTCAAGGTTCTTGCCGTCTTTCACTGCCAGGGGCAGGAAACGTGCAATTCCACTGACAGCCATCAACGCGTACGCATCTCCGGCAGGTTGGTGAACTGTCGCAAGATATCCTTCGACTGCATGGAAGAAAGCGTCCATTCCCTGGTAGGCTGTGAAGTCCGGCGGTACTGTGAGCATCAGTTCCGGATCTACGATGGACAGAACTGGAAACGTCCCATCGAATCCAAACCCGATTTTTTCCTTCGTATCGCTCTTGGTGATGACGGTCCATGGATCAGCTTCAGTACCGGTCCCTGCGGTCGTTGTGATGGTGACAATGGGTAACGGCCGATTCGGGACAGGCTTCCCCTTGCCGCTGCCGCCATGAATATAGTCCCAATAGTGACCCGGATTCGCTGCCATGATGGCAATACTCTTTGAGGAGTCCATGGTGCTTCCTCCTCCAAGGCCGATGATGAAGTCACAGTTGTTATCCCGGGCAACCCTCGCTCCTTCCATCACGTGCTCTACAAGCGGGTTTGGGAGAATCTTGTCGTAGACCACAGACTCGACGCCGTTCTGTTTCAAATATCCGATAGCGCGATCCAGGTGGCCGTGTTTTCTCATTGATTGTCCGGCACCGATCACAATCAGAGCTTTCTTCCCGGGTAGATGCGGCATTGTCGCCAGTTCTTTCAGGCGTCCGGGCCCGAAGATGATTCTTGTCGGCATGAAGCAGTCAAAATTCGTTTTCATTCTGCGCTCTTAGTTTGTTTCAATTGTTGATTGACGGATAATGTAAGCATTAACTTCTTACTTTGCATGGCCTTGACTTCTTCGGACCAAGGCGATTGGTTTCTCCATCATCGCAGGAGGTCCGCAGAGCCTTACTGATTGCGTTTCAATGTAAAGTCGATTACCTTCAACGGAAGTTCTCCGGCCTGTTTCATCAACAAAGACCACCGCACCGCAATGAACACCAACCCTTCGATCACCCAAAAACTCGACGCTCTCTACGAGTTCGACCGCGAACCCGTTCACGAAAGAAGTCTCCAAGGTATCGGCAACTTTCTCGGGTTGTTCGCAGGAGAACATATCGCCGGCACCGAATATGTGATTGGGCCCCTCTTCGTAGCGCACGGCGTCACGGCAAGCGATTTCTTCCTGGGACTTCTCCTCGGAAACACACTGGCTGTTTTGAGCTGGGCGTTTGTGACGGCCCCTATTGCCGTGCGGACACGGCTGACATTGTATTGGCACCTGCGGAGCATCGCCGGGCCAAAACTCACGGCTGTCTACAGTATCGTCAACGCCGTGATGTTTTGCTTTCTCGCGGGCTCGATGATCTCCGTATCGGCCACGGCCATTGGTCTGCCGTTCAACATGACAATGCCGACCCTTTCAGATGTGTACCCGAACAGCATTGAGTGGGTTGTTGTCGTCCTCCTCGTCGGAGGCGCTGTCACCGCGCTCGCCATCCTTGGGTTTGAGAAAATGTCCAGGTTCGCCAGCGTCGCGTCGCCATGGATGATTCTGGTGTTTGTGGCCGGTGCGATTGCTGTTCTTCCGACGCTCGGAGTGCAATCGATGGACGATGTGTGGAGAGTCGCGAAAGAGAAGATCTGGACAGGCGTTCCCTTTGCGGGCCAGACGAAATTCTCATTCTGGCATGTGATGTTCTTCGCGTGGTTCTGTAACCTGGCTATGCACATTGGGATGTCCGATATGTCCCTCCTCCGTTACGCGAAGAAGTGGCAGTACGGATTTGCCCCCGCAACAGGGATGTTCCTGGGTCATTTTGTGGCATGGACGTCGTCGAGTATCCTTTGTGCGGCCGCGGCAGGAAGTGTTGCCCCGGGCCCGATTGCCTACATGGGAGCAGGAATTGCCGGTGCTGTCTCTGTCGTAATCGCCGGATGGACCACGGCCAATCCGACACTCTACCGAGCGGGACTTGCCTTCCAAGTTGCCACTCCCGACTGGAAACGATGGAAGGTTACGCTCGTCGCCGGAGTCGTGACGACTCTTGCTGCACTTTTCCCTGCATTGATGATGAAACTGCTCGACTTCGTCGCGTTGTACGGCCTGCTGCTCATGCCCATGGGGGCAGTCATTGTGGCGGACTATTGGTTGCTGCCGAGATTGGGATTGAAAAATCAATACGCTTCGTCTCGTTCCCTCGGGCTGTCCTGGCCGGCGTTGGTCGCGTGGCTAGGAACCCTCGTCGTAGCATTCGCTCTTCCGTACGAAATCTACTTCATTGCCTTGCCGGGATGGTTTATTGCGGTAGCGCTCTTTGTCGTCTTGAGTGCCATCCAACAAAAAAGAGATCAACGTCCTGCTGACGGGAGGCTGCAATGAAGATAATTCTGAATGTTACCGCTGCGGTAGGGCTGATCCTGACATTTGTGCCTTCAGTGCTTGTGGCGATGGGGCGACTCGAGTGGCAGACGCATGCGAACCTCATGACCGCAGGGATGATCGTGTGGTTCATTGCAGCGACATGGCAATCGCGGAAACAAATGTAGTTTGTTTTCTTTCGGATACCAAGTTCTCTCTGCCAACGGCCCGATCTCAGCAAACCGCCGTGCCGCCGCGTACTCAGCTGAATCTCACGCGCTTGTTGGCATCCACTTGTTTCTTCCCTGCTGCTGTGAGAATCTAGACGCCGCCCGTGAATGCAATCAACCTACTCAATTTCTGAATCCATGAACGATCAACGTCGACGTCAATGACAACTGGCTCTCCTCGCGCTTCGGACGCCTATGCTGCTTTGCGATATCCTGAATTCCGGGCATATATCGCAGCGTCGACCATTCACAATATTGCCCTTCTCGTCCAGGAGGTGGTGATCGCATATGAGCTTTACAGAATAACGCGGGATCCGCTTGCACTCGGGCTCACCGGTTTGGCTGCTGCCATCCCGTTCATCTCGCTTTCTCTGTTCGGCGGGCATGTCGCTGATCGACTCAGCAAACGCACAATAATTCTCTGGACTGTTGTCCTGGTGACTTTTGCCACGGCGGGCTTGTGTGTCTGCGTTAATGCAGCGGAGGCTCACCGACTGTCATCTGATGCACTCATTGCGATGTTCTATCTCGTCATTTTCTTCATCGGCGTATGTCGTGCATTCCGGGCTCCAGCCGTCTCAGCACTCCGGGCTTTTTTGGTGCCGCCCTCACTCTACGAGAATGCGACGAAGTGGAGCACATCATCCTGGCAAGTCGCATCCGTGGTTGGGCCTTCTTTGTCCGGCTTTTCCTATCTCGTAGTCGGACTTTCGGGAACGCTGTTGTTTGTCGTTGTGCTCCTTGCAATCAGTTGGTATTTCTTCAGCCGCATTGGCGACAAGCCTGTTCCACCCGAACCGAACGAGTCCAGCATTATCAGCAGCGTCATGGAAGGTGTTCGGTTCGCCCACAGAACCAAGATCATTTTCTATTCGATTTCACTCGATATGCTCTCGGTACTGTTTGGCGGTGTGGTAGCGATCCTGCCCATCTATGCCGAGGACATTCTTCATGTTGGGGCAGGCGGACTGGGCATACTCCGGGCCGCCTCATCCGCAGGCGCAATCGTCACCGTGATCGCGTTGGCGCGGTTCTCCGTCATCAAGCACCCGTGGCGCAATCTGCTGATCGCAACATCCGGATTCGGAGTCTGGATTCTTGTTTTCGCCGTTTCGCCTTGGATGATGTTATCGGTCCTGGCGTTGTTTATGAGCGGGGCGTTCGACAGCATCAGCGTCGTAATCCGGCAGACCA is part of the Ignavibacteriales bacterium genome and harbors:
- a CDS encoding iron-containing alcohol dehydrogenase codes for the protein MKTNFDCFMPTRIIFGPGRLKELATMPHLPGKKALIVIGAGQSMRKHGHLDRAIGYLKQNGVESVVYDKILPNPLVEHVMEGARVARDNNCDFIIGLGGGSTMDSSKSIAIMAANPGHYWDYIHGGSGKGKPVPNRPLPIVTITTTAGTGTEADPWTVITKSDTKEKIGFGFDGTFPVLSIVDPELMLTVPPDFTAYQGMDAFFHAVEGYLATVHQPAGDAYALMAVSGIARFLPLAVKDGKNLEARTEVAWANTAAGMVESLSSCISHHSMEHAASAFHPELPHGAGLTALSVSYFSFMAKKCPERFPALAATMGENIDTLRTAEERAMAFITALKKLIANVGLQDLRLSRFGVTKAEIPSMAKNAIDTMGGLFKVDPYTLSFDDVVVIYEGCF
- a CDS encoding MFS transporter; protein product: MTTGSPRASDAYAALRYPEFRAYIAASTIHNIALLVQEVVIAYELYRITRDPLALGLTGLAAAIPFISLSLFGGHVADRLSKRTIILWTVVLVTFATAGLCVCVNAAEAHRLSSDALIAMFYLVIFFIGVCRAFRAPAVSALRAFLVPPSLYENATKWSTSSWQVASVVGPSLSGFSYLVVGLSGTLLFVVVLLAISWYFFSRIGDKPVPPEPNESSIISSVMEGVRFAHRTKIIFYSISLDMLSVLFGGVVAILPIYAEDILHVGAGGLGILRAASSAGAIVTVIALARFSVIKHPWRNLLIATSGFGVWILVFAVSPWMMLSVLALFMSGAFDSISVVIRQTILQLMTPDNMRGRVMAVSGIFISSSNELGAFESGFAARLMGTVPSAVFGAVTTLAIVAWVFSKSKELLKVQPTTASH